One Nocardia farcinica genomic region harbors:
- a CDS encoding PPE domain-containing protein, with protein MIEPPQPGFTGVVWEAMEPDRMARELRTGPGSVPLAEAGAAWGRLAESFGAAVVEYELVMATLRGAWQSTTSRDVLEKVTGLRDWLIEAAGAAADHAAKAHAQAAAYEVARLAMPDGGELAALAEAKRMLEAMTAGLGAPIRAVAAETDADADVAKAAASRVMRAYEAATEPLAMPWEQREPPALVSPAALAAEQTAAAAPPVTAGAVPPAAPGVVRAGGYGLGAIPRAKTAYQAPVFVQSAETETLTHTAPAPQPVPAGGSAVPLVPGAVGAAAAAQEQEYESPSGATAVGDALGAELGIVAAPAVLGAPEPGAVPQDRGTTGSAP; from the coding sequence ATGATCGAACCACCGCAGCCCGGATTCACCGGGGTCGTCTGGGAGGCCATGGAGCCGGACCGGATGGCGCGTGAGCTGCGCACCGGTCCCGGCTCCGTCCCGCTCGCCGAAGCCGGCGCGGCGTGGGGCAGGCTCGCCGAGAGCTTCGGCGCGGCGGTGGTCGAATACGAGCTGGTGATGGCGACCCTCCGGGGCGCGTGGCAGTCGACCACCAGCCGGGATGTGCTCGAGAAGGTGACCGGCCTCCGTGATTGGCTGATCGAGGCGGCGGGTGCGGCCGCCGATCACGCGGCGAAGGCGCACGCCCAGGCCGCCGCCTACGAGGTGGCCCGGCTCGCGATGCCCGACGGCGGGGAGCTGGCCGCGCTGGCCGAGGCCAAGCGCATGCTGGAGGCGATGACCGCCGGGCTCGGCGCGCCCATCCGGGCGGTGGCCGCCGAGACCGACGCCGATGCCGATGTGGCCAAGGCCGCGGCCTCCCGGGTGATGCGCGCCTACGAGGCCGCGACCGAGCCGCTGGCGATGCCGTGGGAGCAGCGCGAACCGCCCGCACTCGTCTCGCCCGCGGCGCTGGCGGCCGAGCAGACGGCCGCCGCCGCGCCACCCGTGACCGCCGGCGCGGTGCCGCCCGCGGCGCCGGGTGTCGTCCGCGCGGGTGGCTACGGCCTCGGCGCGATTCCGCGCGCCAAGACCGCCTACCAGGCGCCGGTGTTCGTGCAGTCCGCCGAGACCGAAACCCTCACCCACACCGCGCCGGCGCCGCAGCCGGTGCCCGCGGGCGGATCGGCGGTGCCGCTGGTGCCCGGCGCGGTCGGCGCCGCGGCGGCCGCCCAGGAACAGGAGTACGAATCGCCGTCGGGCGCCACCGCCGTCGGTGACGCACTCGGCGCCGAACTGGGGATCGTCGCCGCGCCCGCCGTGCTCGGTGCGCCGGAACCCGGTGCGGTGCCGCAGGATCGCGGAACGACCGGGAGCGCGCCGTGA
- a CDS encoding WXG100 family type VII secretion target, translated as MLYDEATMTELFNNLNENYAKLQQEGENLETAAAKLSQAWEGNAALAGFTTVKSKWDNEFGDTLVILNKVAAAVENALQRALGTDQKIGDGFSF; from the coding sequence ATGCTTTACGACGAAGCCACGATGACCGAGTTGTTCAACAACTTGAACGAGAACTACGCCAAGCTCCAGCAGGAGGGCGAAAACCTCGAGACCGCCGCCGCCAAGCTGTCCCAGGCCTGGGAGGGCAACGCGGCGCTGGCCGGCTTCACCACGGTGAAGTCCAAGTGGGACAACGAGTTCGGCGACACCCTGGTCATCCTGAACAAGGTGGCCGCGGCCGTCGAGAACGCGCTGCAGCGCGCGCTCGGCACCGACCAGAAGATCGGCGACGGCTTCAGCTTCTGA
- the eccE gene encoding type VII secretion protein EccE, producing MNAALRDPEFWLFRHIPLRYMIPLALFAALAAWVATAFDAPAAVIAIVVAVVLIAGAAPVRRRHPRNVVGMIARAIAFRRRRVRPDKLPAGGEAVDVPLAEGGSYGVRWDNGLLITMMRIDPPPDALTLLRRGSLSTDQVLPLTEIGRCLSQFDIQLASIDVISTGARTASNGIVARLYDSIIGPLPAIAHRTVWLVLRLDPLANVRAVDNRGGGATGTLRTAIIATRRVANRLAALDISTSVLTASEMNAAVRVLTRGVALEDFAETPHSLVHDGVHLTSYEIGPELIGSRGFADIWATPSMSTTVTVRLRPGEQRSAQPEDSPPITLGALVRFDTEAEPAAPPVAGLRPLPGRQFRALLDCLPAQFTGHDGVSDYRGPLDALDGIALPTAGCGQLIGADELGQGIAVPLIGEGTRHLEVIGKLDLAQQVILRAIALGAHVVVHTDRPEAWHSMVVNVGDPYALSLAPRFAGTGHPPAPPAAATPGPFPAATVIVFDGIAPTAQAGGATIVHVRAPHAPASAVDADVVLIQDPAAPNSITVRTSTATTTVTMVTTPDEMRYIGESLVAAR from the coding sequence GTGAACGCCGCATTGCGTGACCCGGAATTCTGGTTGTTCCGCCATATTCCGTTGCGCTACATGATTCCGCTGGCATTGTTCGCGGCCTTGGCGGCCTGGGTGGCCACCGCATTCGACGCACCCGCCGCCGTGATCGCGATCGTCGTCGCGGTGGTGCTGATCGCCGGTGCGGCGCCGGTGCGGCGGCGCCACCCCCGCAATGTGGTGGGGATGATCGCGCGGGCTATCGCGTTCCGGCGTCGCCGGGTGCGGCCGGACAAGCTGCCCGCGGGCGGCGAGGCGGTGGACGTGCCGTTGGCCGAGGGCGGCAGCTACGGCGTGCGCTGGGACAACGGCCTGCTGATCACCATGATGCGGATCGACCCGCCGCCGGACGCGCTCACCCTGCTGCGCCGCGGTTCGCTGAGCACCGACCAGGTGCTGCCGCTCACCGAGATCGGCCGGTGCCTGAGCCAGTTCGACATCCAGCTCGCCTCGATCGACGTCATCAGCACCGGCGCACGCACCGCGAGTAACGGCATCGTCGCCCGCCTCTACGACAGCATCATCGGCCCGCTGCCCGCCATCGCGCACCGCACGGTGTGGCTGGTGCTGCGGCTCGACCCGCTGGCGAACGTACGCGCGGTGGACAATCGCGGCGGCGGCGCGACCGGCACCCTGCGCACCGCCATCATCGCCACCCGGCGGGTGGCCAATCGGCTCGCCGCCCTCGACATCTCCACCTCGGTGCTGACGGCGAGCGAGATGAACGCGGCCGTGCGGGTGCTCACCCGCGGTGTCGCCCTGGAGGACTTCGCGGAGACGCCGCACTCGCTCGTGCACGACGGTGTGCACCTGACCAGTTACGAGATCGGCCCGGAACTGATCGGTTCCCGCGGGTTCGCCGACATCTGGGCGACCCCGAGTATGAGCACCACGGTCACCGTGCGGTTGCGCCCCGGCGAGCAGCGGTCCGCGCAGCCCGAGGACTCCCCGCCGATCACCCTGGGCGCGCTGGTGCGCTTCGACACCGAGGCCGAGCCGGCCGCCCCGCCGGTGGCCGGTCTGCGGCCGCTGCCGGGACGGCAGTTCCGCGCCCTGCTCGACTGTCTGCCCGCCCAGTTCACCGGGCACGACGGCGTGAGCGACTACCGCGGCCCGCTCGACGCGCTGGACGGCATCGCGTTGCCGACCGCGGGCTGTGGCCAGCTGATCGGCGCCGACGAACTCGGACAGGGCATCGCCGTGCCGTTGATCGGCGAGGGCACCCGGCACCTCGAGGTGATCGGCAAGCTCGACCTGGCTCAGCAGGTGATCCTGCGCGCGATCGCGTTGGGCGCGCACGTGGTGGTGCACACCGACCGGCCGGAGGCGTGGCATTCGATGGTCGTCAACGTCGGTGACCCGTACGCGCTCTCGCTGGCCCCGCGCTTCGCGGGCACCGGCCATCCCCCCGCTCCCCCGGCCGCCGCCACGCCGGGTCCGTTCCCGGCCGCCACGGTCATCGTCTTCGACGGCATCGCGCCGACCGCGCAGGCCGGTGGTGCCACGATCGTGCACGTGCGCGCACCGCACGCACCGGCGAGTGCGGTGGACGCCGATGTGGTGCTGATCCAGGATCCCGCGGCGCCCAACTCCATCACCGTGCGCACCTCCACCGCGACCACCACGGTCACGATGGTCACCACCCCCGACGAAATGCGGTACATCGGCGAATCCCTGGTCGCCGCGCGCTGA
- a CDS encoding ESX secretion-associated protein EspG, protein MTTLTNDGVLALAERLGIQTMPLVLGIGPRQQTYDAWTAAQRRAVADLTGAGLIDGYGEVDPELADAMYVLAQPDRELVARVYPGDGAPTRLCLALRGERHALALRRGDDIRIEPAWSDESGSALVAALLRALGPAEPADVAPFSAPAAELAERLSAARTSADFTDAVYALGVAERDAPRYGLAFESCRAYAEIVAYAHVDGVTTRPPCAAVVYETGRGRIVVAPGIAPDQQVWSTVTPGTDHRVAQAISGLIETLPGGRWLPQ, encoded by the coding sequence GTGACGACCCTGACCAACGACGGCGTGCTCGCCCTCGCCGAACGGCTCGGCATCCAGACCATGCCGCTGGTGCTCGGCATCGGCCCGCGCCAGCAGACCTACGACGCGTGGACCGCGGCCCAGCGTCGCGCCGTCGCGGATCTGACCGGCGCGGGCCTGATCGACGGGTACGGCGAGGTCGACCCCGAACTGGCCGACGCGATGTACGTCCTCGCCCAGCCGGACCGCGAGCTGGTGGCCCGGGTCTACCCCGGTGACGGCGCGCCGACGAGGTTGTGCCTGGCGCTGCGTGGTGAGCGGCACGCGCTGGCGCTGCGCCGCGGGGACGACATCCGGATCGAGCCCGCCTGGTCGGACGAGTCCGGGTCGGCGCTGGTGGCCGCGCTGCTGCGCGCGCTCGGCCCGGCCGAACCCGCCGACGTCGCGCCGTTCAGCGCACCGGCGGCCGAACTGGCCGAGCGGCTGTCGGCGGCGCGCACGTCGGCCGACTTCACCGACGCCGTCTACGCCCTCGGCGTCGCCGAGCGCGACGCCCCCCGCTACGGACTCGCCTTCGAGTCCTGCCGTGCCTACGCCGAGATCGTCGCCTACGCGCACGTCGACGGCGTGACCACGCGACCGCCCTGCGCGGCCGTGGTGTACGAGACCGGTCGTGGCCGCATCGTGGTCGCCCCCGGGATCGCGCCGGACCAGCAGGTCTGGTCCACCGTCACACCGGGCACCGATCACCGTGTCGCCCAGGCGATTTCCGGGCTGATCGAAACCTTGCCCGGGGGGAGGTGGCTACCGCAGTAA
- the eccB gene encoding type VII secretion protein EccB — MPAQLTTKAQVNGYRFLLRRLDHALVRRDVRMLHDPMRSQARSLMVGAVIGLLVVAGAAIMAFLRPQGAIGDALIVVGKDSGALYVVVEREDGERRLHPVLNLASARLIAGSSESPHSVKDSKLAGEPRGPLLGIPGAPSALPGSAQGDRSDWTICDTVALSVTGSAASATGVQTTVVAGEPQLSERIRALGADEAVLVRRADRTYLLYDGKRAALDPGNSVMARALDLSGHRPRPVGAGLLDAAAAVPPLAAPDIPDAGKPGPGRLAEVPVGGVISVGGSGSGELYVVLADGVQRVSAFTAEVIRTADSQGMSQIKTMPPDVLAGIPLLNTLPVDHFPETAPRIVSAEDAPVSCLTWGKTDPTEDATAEGSADRATVRLLAGTRTPMPESALPVTLATSDGIGDRVDTAYLRPSSGEFVQVTGMEPGSPRRGSLFYVADNGIRYGIPDLATAAVLGLGEEPRLAPWAVIGQLVPGPTLSATDALVQHDALPTTR, encoded by the coding sequence GTGCCCGCTCAGCTGACCACGAAGGCTCAGGTCAACGGATACCGATTTCTGTTGCGCAGGCTCGATCACGCCCTGGTGCGCCGGGATGTGCGGATGCTGCACGACCCCATGCGGTCGCAGGCCCGTTCGCTGATGGTCGGCGCGGTGATCGGGCTGCTGGTGGTGGCGGGCGCGGCGATCATGGCGTTCCTGCGCCCGCAGGGCGCCATCGGTGACGCGCTGATCGTCGTCGGCAAGGACAGCGGCGCGCTCTACGTGGTGGTCGAACGCGAGGACGGCGAGCGCAGGCTGCATCCGGTGCTCAACCTCGCCTCGGCCCGGCTCATCGCGGGCAGCAGCGAATCGCCGCATTCGGTCAAGGACAGCAAGCTCGCCGGTGAGCCGCGCGGCCCGCTGCTCGGCATTCCCGGTGCGCCGTCGGCGCTGCCCGGCTCCGCGCAGGGCGACCGCTCCGACTGGACCATCTGCGACACCGTGGCGTTGTCGGTCACCGGCAGCGCGGCTTCGGCGACGGGCGTGCAGACGACGGTCGTGGCGGGAGAACCGCAGCTCAGCGAGCGCATTCGCGCGTTGGGTGCCGACGAGGCCGTGCTGGTGCGCCGCGCCGACCGCACCTACCTGCTCTACGACGGCAAACGCGCCGCGCTCGATCCGGGCAACTCGGTGATGGCGCGGGCCCTCGACCTGTCCGGGCATCGGCCGCGCCCGGTCGGTGCGGGACTGCTCGACGCGGCCGCCGCCGTGCCGCCGCTGGCCGCGCCGGATATCCCGGACGCGGGCAAGCCGGGGCCGGGCCGGCTGGCCGAGGTGCCGGTCGGCGGCGTCATCTCCGTCGGGGGCTCCGGCTCCGGCGAGCTGTACGTGGTGCTCGCCGACGGCGTGCAGCGCGTCAGCGCCTTCACCGCCGAGGTCATTCGCACGGCGGACTCCCAGGGCATGAGCCAGATCAAGACCATGCCCCCGGATGTGCTGGCCGGTATCCCGCTGCTGAATACGCTGCCGGTGGACCATTTCCCGGAGACCGCGCCGCGGATCGTGTCCGCCGAGGACGCGCCGGTGAGCTGCCTGACCTGGGGCAAGACCGACCCCACCGAAGACGCCACCGCCGAGGGCAGCGCGGACCGCGCCACCGTGCGGCTGCTGGCGGGCACCCGCACGCCGATGCCGGAATCGGCCCTTCCGGTCACCCTGGCGACCTCCGACGGCATCGGCGACCGCGTGGACACCGCCTACCTGCGCCCGTCGTCGGGGGAGTTCGTCCAGGTGACCGGCATGGAGCCGGGCAGTCCCCGCCGGGGCAGCCTGTTCTACGTGGCCGACAACGGAATCCGCTACGGCATCCCGGATCTGGCCACCGCGGCGGTGCTCGGACTCGGGGAGGAACCGCGGCTGGCCCCGTGGGCCGTCATCGGGCAACTGGTGCCCGGTCCGACGTTGTCGGCCACCGACGCGCTGGTCCAGCACGACGCCCTGCCGACCACCCGCTGA
- a CDS encoding YbaB/EbfC family nucleoid-associated protein produces MDELEAAVRTRLYRLRDLAEDMSGVRASATSADGAITVEVDGNGTLLNLTFKQGISTMSPAEFEQALVSTSTAAAAAAFAQRADLVTAFNEEVAG; encoded by the coding sequence ATGGACGAGCTGGAGGCCGCCGTGCGCACGCGGCTGTACCGGCTGCGCGACCTGGCCGAGGACATGTCGGGGGTGCGGGCGAGTGCGACATCGGCGGACGGGGCGATCACCGTCGAGGTCGACGGTAACGGCACTCTGCTGAATCTCACTTTCAAACAAGGGATTTCCACAATGTCGCCGGCGGAGTTCGAGCAGGCGTTGGTGTCGACCTCGACCGCGGCCGCGGCGGCGGCCTTCGCGCAGCGTGCGGATCTGGTCACCGCATTCAACGAGGAAGTCGCCGGGTAG
- the eccA gene encoding type VII secretion AAA-ATPase EccA, giving the protein MSGNRQAQRAFDAGVLSLGLTIDGQESTRDLEYAKLAFQRATEWDPTMCDAWLGRAAAGEVTGEVLHNLYKTSTTTLFREQRRLGLPPRALSGRFLSGLYIDYPLASYTEIWLAKAAHLISEKEFGEAEQVLDELAEHRRRVSTPEPERVADDRICAYVRGVLHFTTQRWPDVMSVLAGSAEWDDPYLAAGAHVMVGTACAQLGLFGEAIRRLEQAEAGPIPAARTTAMYSRGLCLRETGEEDKAQALFEKVYSQSPDFAANTAAMRDRTYRITVTTKEVIDARTDKWDPASAPSAEQMRNADAEDRAKKILAEARAELDRQIGLESVKTQVAKLQATAQLAKIRAEKGMASVPRGNHLAFTGPPGTGKTTIARVVAKIYCGVGLLETDKVVEAKRMDFVGQHLGSTAIKTDKLIDSAMDGVLFIDEAYTLIQTGLSGGDAFGREAVDTLLARMENDRDRLVVIIAGYDGEIDRLLAANDGLASRFAKRLQFPSYTPTELGQIGKLIASSRDSELSDEALALLEQACDGLYHSERIDQSGQPRRGIDLAGNGRFVRNVIEAAEEEREFRLANDDSLDLSTVDASVLMRIEAADMRAALAGVLSSLGVTDLPTA; this is encoded by the coding sequence ATGAGCGGCAACCGGCAGGCTCAACGCGCCTTCGACGCGGGGGTCCTCTCGCTGGGCCTCACCATCGACGGCCAGGAGTCGACACGCGATCTCGAATACGCCAAATTGGCATTCCAGCGTGCCACCGAATGGGATCCGACGATGTGCGACGCCTGGCTCGGGCGCGCCGCCGCCGGTGAGGTGACCGGCGAGGTACTGCACAACCTCTACAAGACCAGCACCACCACGCTGTTTCGTGAGCAGCGCCGCCTCGGCCTGCCGCCGCGGGCGCTGTCGGGCCGGTTCCTCTCCGGTCTGTACATCGACTACCCGCTGGCCAGCTACACCGAGATCTGGCTGGCCAAGGCCGCGCACCTGATCTCGGAGAAGGAATTCGGCGAGGCCGAGCAGGTGCTCGACGAACTCGCCGAACACCGGCGCCGGGTGAGCACCCCCGAACCCGAGCGGGTCGCCGACGACCGGATCTGTGCGTATGTGCGCGGTGTCCTGCACTTCACCACCCAGCGCTGGCCCGACGTGATGTCGGTGCTGGCCGGCTCCGCGGAGTGGGACGACCCGTATCTGGCCGCCGGCGCGCACGTGATGGTCGGCACCGCCTGCGCGCAGCTCGGCCTGTTCGGCGAGGCGATCCGGCGGTTGGAGCAGGCCGAGGCGGGGCCGATCCCGGCGGCGCGCACCACCGCCATGTACAGCCGCGGCCTGTGCCTGCGCGAAACCGGCGAGGAGGACAAGGCGCAGGCCCTGTTCGAGAAGGTGTATTCGCAGTCACCGGATTTCGCGGCCAACACCGCGGCCATGCGCGACCGCACCTACCGCATCACGGTCACCACCAAGGAGGTGATCGACGCCCGCACCGACAAGTGGGATCCGGCCTCGGCGCCCTCGGCCGAGCAGATGCGCAACGCCGACGCCGAGGACCGCGCCAAGAAGATCCTCGCCGAGGCCCGCGCCGAACTCGACCGCCAGATCGGCCTGGAGTCGGTGAAGACGCAGGTCGCCAAGCTCCAGGCGACCGCGCAGCTGGCGAAGATCCGTGCCGAGAAGGGCATGGCGTCGGTACCGCGCGGCAACCACCTGGCCTTCACCGGCCCGCCCGGTACCGGCAAGACCACGATCGCCCGCGTGGTCGCCAAGATCTACTGCGGGGTCGGACTGCTCGAGACCGACAAGGTGGTCGAGGCCAAGCGCATGGATTTCGTCGGCCAGCACCTGGGCAGCACCGCGATCAAGACCGACAAGCTGATCGACAGCGCGATGGACGGTGTGCTGTTCATCGACGAGGCGTACACGCTGATCCAGACCGGGCTGTCCGGCGGTGACGCGTTCGGCCGGGAAGCGGTGGACACCCTGCTGGCCAGGATGGAGAACGACCGCGATCGGCTGGTCGTCATCATCGCGGGCTACGACGGCGAGATCGACCGGCTGCTGGCCGCCAACGACGGCTTGGCCTCACGCTTTGCCAAACGCCTGCAATTCCCGTCCTACACCCCCACCGAGCTGGGCCAGATCGGCAAACTCATCGCCTCCTCGCGGGATTCGGAACTCTCGGACGAGGCGCTGGCACTGCTGGAACAGGCCTGCGACGGGTTGTACCACTCCGAGCGCATCGATCAGAGCGGTCAGCCGCGGCGCGGCATCGACCTGGCGGGCAACGGGCGCTTCGTGCGCAACGTCATCGAGGCCGCCGAGGAGGAACGCGAATTCCGGCTCGCCAACGACGATTCCCTCGATCTGAGCACGGTGGACGCGTCGGTGCTGATGCGCATCGAGGCCGCCGACATGCGGGCCGCGCTCGCCGGGGTGCTGTCCTCGCTCGGAGTGACCGACCTGCCGACCGCCTGA
- a CDS encoding type VII secretion target translates to MSDLVAAPDVIRGYADAAAAMAAGVATAGTVDQAATMAAVVPVFGLIGQDFLFAFAGAQANHLSSVMELAAVHAATAVTAQQSAAAYEATEATSVAGFDAAAHGLS, encoded by the coding sequence ATGAGCGACCTCGTAGCTGCACCTGACGTCATCCGCGGATACGCGGACGCCGCCGCCGCGATGGCCGCCGGGGTCGCGACCGCGGGCACCGTGGACCAGGCCGCCACCATGGCCGCGGTGGTCCCGGTCTTCGGCCTGATCGGTCAGGATTTCCTGTTCGCGTTCGCCGGCGCGCAGGCCAATCATCTGTCCTCGGTGATGGAACTCGCGGCCGTGCACGCGGCCACAGCGGTGACGGCGCAGCAGAGCGCCGCCGCCTACGAGGCCACCGAGGCGACCTCGGTCGCCGGATTCGACGCGGCGGCACACGGCCTCTCATGA
- the eccD gene encoding type VII secretion integral membrane protein EccD has product MTESLSSGAVAAEPELCRVSVIGGNTQVDVGLPATVPIATFMRDLVALIESRNPDPVDSEEGAAPLETQHWTLARLGRDAIPPSRTLTEAEVYDGELLVLRSVTAKESPALFDDVIDAVSRLTAEDHHSWSPRSARWTGLAACVTVVLLALGLFAIGRGHGGGLAAPFLATGAGLAAVAAAVIAVRKYDDRLTALWLSLTALLLFFGGAALFVPGELGSPHLMLGCSVSLVIAVGLYRATGVGATLCAAAVTLALFGGVAALVRMVWDTPLPRIAVGLLVGAIILLSMIPRLAAVAARLPVPPVPTAGAAIDPADHEQRPTIEGIGAIGATALPSAVGLGERARAANQYQTGMVIGAAVVAAVGALGTADPLGHVRWQGLTLAVITAIILCLRGRAFADLVQAGTLIVAGASVIAGLLTALAFGDSGLWLLSGGLLLALAAAVVAFGVIGPHIEITPVTRRAGEIFEYLLICAIIPLALWLLGIYSMARNLNL; this is encoded by the coding sequence TTGACCGAATCGCTGAGCAGCGGCGCGGTAGCCGCTGAGCCCGAACTGTGCCGTGTCTCGGTGATCGGCGGCAACACCCAGGTGGATGTGGGCCTGCCCGCGACGGTGCCGATCGCCACCTTCATGCGGGATCTGGTGGCGTTGATCGAATCCCGCAACCCCGACCCGGTGGACAGCGAGGAGGGCGCCGCGCCGCTCGAGACCCAGCACTGGACGCTGGCCCGGCTCGGTCGCGACGCCATCCCGCCCAGCCGCACGCTGACCGAGGCCGAGGTCTACGACGGCGAACTCCTGGTGCTGCGCTCGGTGACGGCCAAGGAGTCGCCGGCGCTGTTCGACGACGTCATCGACGCCGTCTCCCGGCTGACCGCCGAAGACCACCACAGCTGGTCGCCGCGGTCGGCCCGCTGGACCGGCCTGGCCGCCTGCGTGACGGTGGTGCTGCTCGCGCTCGGGTTGTTCGCCATCGGCCGCGGTCACGGTGGTGGCCTCGCCGCGCCGTTCCTCGCGACCGGCGCCGGGCTGGCCGCGGTCGCCGCCGCCGTCATCGCGGTGCGCAAGTACGACGACCGGCTCACCGCGCTGTGGCTGTCGCTGACGGCGCTGCTGCTGTTCTTCGGCGGCGCCGCCCTTTTCGTGCCCGGTGAGCTGGGCAGCCCGCACCTGATGCTCGGCTGCTCGGTGAGCCTGGTGATCGCCGTCGGGCTGTACCGTGCCACCGGCGTCGGGGCCACCCTCTGCGCGGCGGCGGTCACGCTGGCGCTGTTCGGCGGGGTGGCGGCACTGGTCCGGATGGTGTGGGACACGCCGCTGCCCCGGATCGCGGTCGGCCTGCTGGTGGGCGCCATCATCCTGCTGTCGATGATCCCGCGGCTCGCCGCCGTCGCCGCCCGGCTGCCGGTGCCGCCGGTGCCGACCGCGGGCGCCGCCATCGACCCGGCCGACCACGAGCAGCGCCCGACCATCGAGGGCATCGGTGCGATCGGTGCGACCGCGCTGCCCTCGGCCGTCGGGCTCGGCGAGCGCGCCAGGGCCGCCAATCAGTACCAGACCGGCATGGTGATCGGCGCGGCCGTCGTCGCGGCGGTCGGCGCGCTCGGCACCGCCGACCCGCTGGGGCACGTGCGGTGGCAGGGCCTCACCCTGGCCGTGATCACCGCGATCATCCTGTGCCTGCGCGGCCGCGCGTTCGCCGATCTGGTGCAGGCGGGCACGCTGATCGTGGCGGGTGCGTCGGTGATCGCCGGCCTGCTCACCGCCCTGGCCTTCGGCGATTCCGGGCTGTGGCTGCTCTCGGGTGGGCTGCTGCTGGCATTGGCCGCCGCCGTGGTCGCCTTCGGTGTGATCGGTCCGCACATCGAGATCACCCCGGTCACCAGGCGCGCCGGTGAGATCTTCGAATATCTGCTGATCTGCGCGATCATCCCGCTGGCGCTGTGGCTGCTCGGCATCTACTCGATGGCGAGGAACCTGAACCTATGA
- a CDS encoding WXG100 family type VII secretion target: MVQAQHDIAEAAKNEMADAVDAIQRTLAAIDTAVDAARAGWKGEANTAFAQAVAEWDAETHRLNGVLREIEQQVGTGTVQLREMDAQGYEEFGGLRLA, encoded by the coding sequence ATGGTGCAAGCACAGCACGACATAGCCGAAGCCGCCAAGAACGAGATGGCCGACGCCGTCGACGCGATCCAGCGCACGCTGGCCGCCATCGACACCGCCGTCGACGCCGCGCGCGCCGGCTGGAAGGGCGAGGCGAACACGGCCTTCGCCCAGGCCGTCGCCGAATGGGACGCCGAGACCCACCGCCTCAACGGCGTGCTGCGCGAGATCGAGCAGCAGGTCGGCACGGGCACCGTGCAGCTGCGTGAGATGGACGCGCAGGGCTACGAGGAGTTCGGCGGCCTGCGGCTCGCCTGA
- a CDS encoding PE family protein has protein sequence MVRGGVDFAGVQFDPTVAREVATRLDDLADRLEQGLRDNEPALTVEPAGLDAVSTRAAQTMNQVAANYAENATAGVLELRKLAAVLRGQVDEFGRAEDDNTADFGGAGSGGAA, from the coding sequence ATGGTTCGCGGTGGAGTGGATTTCGCGGGAGTGCAATTCGACCCGACGGTCGCGCGGGAGGTGGCGACGCGGCTCGACGACCTCGCCGACCGGCTCGAACAGGGCTTGCGGGACAACGAACCCGCCCTGACGGTCGAACCCGCGGGGCTGGACGCGGTGTCGACGCGCGCGGCGCAGACCATGAACCAGGTGGCGGCGAACTACGCCGAGAACGCCACCGCGGGCGTGCTCGAGCTACGCAAGCTGGCCGCCGTCCTGCGCGGTCAGGTCGACGAGTTCGGCCGCGCGGAGGACGACAACACCGCCGATTTCGGTGGCGCCGGTTCCGGCGGTGCCGCCTGA